GCCGAACTGGTGCTGCCTTTCGGCACCACCACGGTGATGGCCGACCCGCATGAAATAGCCAACGTCAAGGGTATGGCCGGGCTGCGCTATATGCTGGAGGCCTCGCGGGAGCTGCCGCTCGATGTGCATGTCATGCTCTCCTCCTGTGTTCCTGCCCTTCCCGTGGAAGATGCCGGGGCCGTGCTCGGCGCGGACGACATCGCGCCCCTTCTTTCCGATGAGAAGGTGGGGGGACTGGCGGAAATGATGAACGTGCCCGGCCTGCTTTCCGGGGATGACGACGTTCTGGAAAAGCTGGAGCGGACCCTTGCCGCAGGCAAGGTGATCGACGGCCATGCGCCGCTTCTTTCCGGTGCGGAACTCGACGTGTATGCCGCTCTCGGCGTGCGTACCGACCATGAATGCACCACGGTGGAGGAGCTTCAGGCGCGTGTGTCGCGCGGCATGTATGTGCTTTTGCGCGAGGGTTCGGCCTCGCGCGATCTTCTGAAGCTGCTGCCCGGACTGACGCCGGAAAATCAGCGCCGCTGTCTTTTCTGCACCGACGACAGACAGCCTGCCGACATCCTGAGGCGGGGGCATATCGTGAACAATGTGCGCATGGCCGTGGCGGCGGGCGTCGATCCGGTGAGCGCCGTCCGCATGGCCACGCTGAACGCCGCGGAATGCTACGGGCTGCGAGACAGAGGCGGCATAGCTCCGGGGCTTCGTGCCGACCTTGTGCTTGTGGAGGATCTGGAATCGTTCCGGGTGCTTTCCTGCTGGGCCGGGGGCGAACTGGTGGCGAAGGAAGGCCGTATGCTGCGTTCTCTTCCGCAGAGGAATCCGGGCGAGCTGTACAGAAGCGTGGTGCTGGCTCCTCTGCCGGAGCGCCCGTTTTCCGTGCGCGTTCCTTCGGGCAGGGCCAGAATCATCGGCCTTCTGCCGCATTCGCTGATTACGGAATGCCTCGTGCGGCCCGTACAGACGACGGCCGACGGCGAGGTGGAACTTTCCCTCAACCCCGGTCTCGTGAAGATTGCCGTACTGGAACGCCATCATGCCACGGGCAAGATAGGCGTGGGACTTATGGAAGGACGCTACGGCCTGCGCGGCGGAGCCATTGCCACCACCATTGCCCATGATTCGCACAATATCGTGGTGGCGGGCGATGATGAGGAAGACATGCTCTTCGCCGTGCGCGAACTCGAACGCATGGAAGGCGGCATCGTCATGGTGTCCGGGAAGAAGGTGCTGTCCTCCCTGTCCCTGCCCGTGGGCGGCCTCATGAGCGAGAACTCCGCCGAGGAAGTGGCCGGCAGACTGAAGAAACTGCTGGAGGTCGCCTCCTCCCATTATCATATCTGGGAAGGAGCGGATGCGTTCATGACTCTCAGCTTCATGGCGCTTCCGGTCATCCCCCGCCTGAAGATCACGGCCCGGGGCCTTTTCGATACGGATACGTTCTCCTTTGTGGACGTGGACGCGGAAAGGTAGCGCGGGCGCGGATTTTCAAAAGCTTTCGCCTGATGCGGACGGCTCCGGGAACATGTTCCCGGAGCCGTTTTTGATGAACGGAAGATGTTTCCGCAAAGAAGGTACGGAGGATTGAGCCTGCGACATGCCGTTTCCGTGGCCGTGGCGTACCTCTGCCGGACGCGGGAACACGGCCTGAATATCGTCCGTTTTTCCCGGCGCGGCCGTTCGCCGCAGGGGACATGCCTATTCCCGGTTTGTCGCGGAAAATTCACTTTTCAGCGCAGAGGTCAGCGCCGTCACGGCTTCTTCCGCGTTTTTTACAAGAAGGGCGATGTCTTTTTCTTCCGCATGGTCCACATGCAGACCTACGGTGAGGCATACCGTGCGGCCGAGCGCGGCGCAGAGTTTTTTTGCCAGCGCGTGGGCGGGGAGGTCGTCCCGGTGACCGGGAGCGCAGAGCAGACCGACGTTGTCCGCCCCGCCCTGCGCCGCGGGAACGGCAAGAGATACGGCCCCCACATGAGGACGTTCTCCGCCGCTTACGGAAACGAAAAGATCCGGCCCTGCCGCGCGGCAGAAGACCTCCACCCTGTGCCGTCCGTTTCCGGCAAGGAAGGGACCGAAGCTGTTCACTGTACGCCTCCTTTCATGAAGACATGGGGATGAGAGCGCGACTTTCTCCGCAGGGCGGGTGCCGGTGCGCCATGCGGAAGACGTTTGCCGTGAGTGCGGGGAGTTCCCGGAAACGACGCCTGCCGCGCGGTGTGAGAACATCGTATGTCGCCGCGGCGTTCCTAAGCGCCCGGCAGAGCCTTCCGGCCTAACGCGCCGGAAGCCGCCGTGACGGTGATACGGAAGAAAAACGCCATCCCCCTGGTCCGCTCGGCGTTCCGCGGGAAGGCAAGGAAATATGCCTCATGCATGAGACTCATGAAAAAGCATAAAAAGGGGGTGAACCGCTGTCAATGTCGGGAAAAAACAAAGTTTTTCGGAAGGACTGTCTTCTCCTCCTCCCCGCCGGACGCCGCTTTCCCCGTCTTGGAAAGAATGGCGGGAAGGTCGGATGCGAGATGCCGCCGGACGCTTTTTCGGAAAAAAGGAAGTCCGTTTTCTTGTCATGATAAGGGAAAGGAATATATTCCCTGCATAGATGGGATGGAGTCTGTTTTCTTATGTATCGCAACCAGACTCCGGTGATGACAATTTTTATTCCGGGAGAATGCCATGAACAAAGTCGCGTCCGTTCTGATGTGCGGTCTGGTTTCCGTTTTTCTTGCCTCTTCCGCATGGGCCAAGGAAATTAAAACGGAAAATTTTGTGTTTACTGTGCCGGACAGCTGGGAACATACCACGGCGCAGTCGCAGGGCGTGGACATGGTCGTCATGCAGGAAAAGGCTTCCAACACCATCATGACCATCACCCTTACGCCGGTTGCCATGTCTGCAAAGGACTTCGCCACGCAGTCCGCAGCCAATATGAAGAACGGCGGCTTCGATGTTTCCGAGCTTTCGCCCATAGGCGATTCCTATATGCTGACGCTCAAGAAGCAGGGCATGACCGGCGTCACCTACATGAGTTCCAACGGCAAGGCCGCCAGCGCCATCATGGTGCTGGCGGCCTCTCCCGCCTCCATAGAGAAGGCCAGAGAACTGTTGAAGAAGGGCTTCAAGCCTCTGGATGCGGCGCTGTATCCGTCGAGCTTCTAGCATGAAAACCGTGGGGGACACGTTCCTCTGCACGGATACGGACGCAGCGACAGGTTGAGCGGACGATCTGCCGTCTCGACCTTGCCGGAATCCGGCGGTACTGCCTGGAGGCGCGTCGTCCGTATCTGTGGCCAGACGCTGTCCTCAGCCGCCGTCGGCATGAAAAAACACCTTTTCCGCCCCGCAGAACATGTTCCGGGGAGGGAAAAGGTGTTTTTTCATGGACAATGCAGGTTTTCCGCCCTGTCCGTGCTGCGCTCTCAAGGCGGCGCAACATGCTTCCGCCGCGCAGGGGCTTGCCCATTTTCCGCCGGGCGGAAGCCGTTTCTTCCCGGCGGATGAGCCGGGAAGAGAAGAGCGGGAGGTTATTTCAGCACCGGCATGGGGCCGAAGGTTGCTTCATACCGGGCCTGGAATTCTTCCATGGAGAAACGGTGCAGCTGCGTGCCGTACTGTTCCACGCAGAAGCTGGCGAGCACTGCGCCGAGGCGGGCGGAAAAGGCGATGCCCATACCGCTGTGCAGCCCCTTGAGCAGCCCCGCGCGGTAGGCGTCGCCCGCGCCGGTGGGATCGGAAACGGTTTTCGGCGTCACGGCGGGCACGTCGTAGGGCTTGGCGCCCTTGTGCAGAATGGTGGAACCCTTGCCGCCGAAGGTGATGATGAGAAATTCCACGCGGTCGAGCAGTTCTTCGCGGGAAAGACCCGTCATATTCTCCACACGCTGTATTTCATAGTCGTTGCCGATGAGCACATGGGCTCCGGTGAGACCGGAGGCAAGCTGCTCCCCGCCGAGAACGGTGATCTGCTGACCGGGATCGAAAATATAGGGAATGCCCTGCTCCCGGTAAAAGGCGGGGAAGTTCACCATGTCGTCCACATTGCCGGGGGCCACGAGGCCCCAGTCGCCTTCGGCGAGGGCGGGAGTCTTTTCCGGAAAGACGGGACTTTTCATGGCCGAGGGAGAAAAGGCGTTGATCTGGTTGCTGCTTCTGTCGGTCATGATGTAGCAGCAGGCGGTGAAATCGTCTTCGTCGACCTTCACGCCGCAAAGGTCGATGCCCATGGAGGCGAGTCTTCTGCCGTAGGCGGCGAAATCCTTGCCTACGCTGCCGTATATGGCGGAGCGTTCCTTGAGCAGCGAAAGGGAATAGGCGATGTTGCCCGCCGTGCCGCCCATTTTTTCCTCAAGGCGGTCGATGGGGAAGGATACGTTCAGAAAGTGCAGCTTTTCGGGAAGAATATGCTCTTCAAAATGGCCGGGAAAGGTCATGATGCGGTCGAAGGCGAGAGAACCGGAAACGTGGATCATGCAGGGCTCCGTAAAGGTGTTTGTCCGTGCCGCGCGGCACGGAGTTTTCCTCTTTTTTAGCGGCAGCGGGGGGGCTTTGACAAGTATGCCCCCGTGGAGGAATGTTTTTTTCCGTATTCTGCCGCAACGGGCGGAAGAGACGCCGGAAGTATGGCCGGGGCGGATAAGGGAGCGCGACGGGGAGAAAAGCGTTGCTGGAATTTTTTCGGAACCCGTGAATGCCTTGTCCGGCGGTTATGTTTTGGGCCTGCGCCGGAAGCGGGAGACGTTCGCCGGCGCTTCCTTTCTTGACAAGGGGCATGGTATTGGATAATTGGTTCGATATCGAATTTATTATGCCGGAAGACAGGCAGGCTGTACCGGTCTTTTCAGGGGCTCATCGGAATTGCCGCGACTGCGGAAGGAAGCATGAGAGGGAGAAGGTGCGGGGCGCGATGAATCCGTGCTGCGAAGCGGTCGAACAGACCGGGCCGGAGGCGTTGCGGAAAAGGTATCGCCCGGAGAGTCCGCCTTGCGGATGACTCCCGGAGGGAAGAGGGGCGCTGGTTGCGGAGGGGCGACGGACTTTCAGAAAAGCCATGGGATGGTTCCGCAGGAATCTGCCGCTGCACCCGCCCCACGGAGGTTCCCTGTGTCGCTCTGGCGGCATGGCGACGGACGCCCGGGCTGCTGGAAGAGAGGACGGATTGCCTGCGGTGAGCCGCGTCAGGGCAGAGCGGGATTTCATGAGAACAGGGGGCATGGCGGACAGCCTGGCCGCGACGCCCTGTCGAGGCTCCGGGTAGGGCAGGCGGTGCGCCCTGCCGCAGCCGTACGGCGAAGAGAAGGCGCGCTCAGGGCAAAGGCGGAACGTTGCGGAAAGATTCCTCAGACACATGCCTTTTGTCCGGGAAAATAACGGTTGATTTGTGCTGGTGAAAATAGGATGATTATGAAAGAGACTCCGTTTCGGAGGGAGGGGCCGCTCACGGCCTGCAACGTCTGCGGAGCAGAAGCGGCGGGGCAGGAAATGGCCTCCCGCAGAGGAACACCGGATGAAGAAAAAGGAAAAGGCCGGTCGCGCGCTGGCCGTGCTTGAGCTTTTAAAAAAGCGCTATCCCGTGCCGGAAACCATGCTTGTGCATGAAAATCCGTGGGAACTTCTGGTGGCCACCGTGCTCGCCGCACAGTGCACCGACGCCCGTGTGAACACCATCACGCCGGAGCTTTTCCGTCGCTGGCCCGGCCCCGCAGAGCTGGCGGAGGCCACGCAGGAGGAGCTTGAGACCGTGATACGGCCTACCGGCTTTTACCACAACAAGGCGAAAAATCTTCTCGGCGCGGCAAAACGCGTGACCGAAGTGTTCGGGGGCGAGGTTCCGCACACCATAGCGGAACTCGTCACTCTTCCGGGGGTGGCGCGCAAGACGGCCAACGTGGTGCTCTGGGGTGGTTTCGGCATCAACGAAGGCCTTGCCGTGGATACGCACGTCAAGCGGCTTTCCTTCCGCCTGGGGCTGACGGAACATACCGATCCTGTGCGGATAGAAAAGGATCTCATGCTTCTCTTTCCCCGGGAGGAGTGGGGAGACGTGAATCACCGTCTGGTGTGGTTCGGGCGCGACGTATGCGATGCGCGCAAGCCCGCCTGCGGAGAATGCGAACTTTTTTCCTTGTGTCCGCGCTGCGGATTGAAAAAGGGCGGCGACTGAGAAAAGCCGCCTCGGGAACTTTCCGCAGGGAAATCTGGCGGAGGGAATGGTTATCATAGATCCGGGCTTTGCAGCGGCGAAGTCCCGGCGGTACGGGCAGAATGCTGCCTGTGATGAACAGCAAGAACCTCTCTTTTGAAGAAGGAACGATGATGAACAGATTCTGTGCCTGCCTTGCGCTCGGCGCCTGCCTCGGGCTGGCTGCCTGCGCTCCGCAGGATTGCCGCATGGTGGACGCGCTGGACGGCGGGCAGTTCGTGGCCATGTCCCGGGCCATGCGGCCGGTGATGCTGAAAAAGAACATGGTGGATGCCGAAGGCAACTGGTATTCCCCCATGTTTTCCTCCCGCCCGTCCGATGCGGGCAGAACGCTGGTGGACCGGCTTTCTCCGGCGTTCCGCTTCCCCAACTCCAAGGTGGCGGTGGCTCCTACCTTCCGCGCTCTGCTCAGTGCCGACGCAAAGGTGACGCTGAACGACAACCGTGCCGTCATGGAAGACGGCATGAACCGGGTGGAGCTGGAACTTGTGGCCGTCACGGACTGGAACAACGACGGTACGGACGACTGGCTTGTGATGTGCCGTTCCGGCTATACGGATACCCCCCGCCGTTTCCGGGAATACTATCTCGTCATTATCGACCTGAAGACACCCGTTCTTCAGCCCTATGTGCTCATGGTGCTCGATCATGTGTACAACAGGGTAAAGGTGCAGAGCGACGCCTCGGCAGGGGAGCTTGTGGAAAGCAATGCCGTGGAATACCTGCAGGGGCAGGCCGTGGTGACGCAGGCCCCGGACAGCCGTTCCATGAAAAAGAAACTGGAAGAGGGCTCTTCGCTGAAAGAGAGTTCGCTGAGCCGCTGAAGGGGAGCCCATGCCCGATCTCTGCGTCGAGTTTGCCGCAAGGCGGCGTATGAAGGCCCTGTGGAGGCCTGCGCTGCTTCTTGCCTTCATGCTCGCCCTCGGCTGGTGGTTCGTGGATACCGCATCGGAACAGTACCGCTGGCAATGGTATCGCGTGTGGCGCTTTGTGGGCGTGTGGGAGGACGGCTCCTTCCGGCCGGGAGCGCTTTGCGAAGCGCTCCTCGTCACGTTGCGTCTTACGCTGGCGGGCCTTGCGCTTTCCCTTTTTTCGGGCGCGCTTTTCGCGGCCATGCGTCTCTGTTCCTCGCCCGTGGCGAGGGCGGTTTCGTTTCTTGCGCTGGGGGCGCTTCGCAATACGCCGCTGCTCATGCAGCTTTTCATGGTGTATTTCGTGGTTGCGCCGGTTGTCGGGCTGGGGCCTTTCTGGGCTGCGGTGATTTCCCTCGGCCTGTTTGAAGGCGCGTATGTGGCGGAAATATTCCGTGCGGGCGTCATGGGCGTGCCCCGCGGCCAGTGGGAAGCGGCGCTCAGTCTGGGGATGCCCGTGGGCCTTGCGGCGCGACTGGTGATTGTTCCGCAGGCGGCGCGGCAGATTCTGCCCGCGCTGGTCGGTCAGCTGGTCTCTCTCGTCAAGGATACCTCGCTGGTGAGCGCCATTGCCGTGGCCGATCTGACCATGCGTACCCGCGTCATCATTACCGATACCTTTCTCAGCTTTGAAATGTGGCTGCTTGCCGCAGCCGTGTACCTCGTTCTCACCTCGCTGGTCAGTATTCCTGCCCGGCTTCTGGAACGAAAGGAGCATATATGAAACACTGTCTCGCCGTTTTTCTTCTGGCTCTGGGGCTGGCATTCTGTCTTCCTTCCCAGAGCAGCGCAGCCGACCGCGAATCCGTTGTGGAAAAGGTGGTGCGGCGCGGCACGCTCCGCGTGGGCTTTTCTTCCTTCGTCCCCTGGGCCATGCAGGATAAGGACGGAAAATACATCGGCTTTG
The nucleotide sequence above comes from Mailhella massiliensis. Encoded proteins:
- the ade gene encoding adenine deaminase gives rise to the protein MNRDFWAMATGRIPADVRIDNVRVMDVFGGTVREGCVCFGQGRILGFSRLEAREVVDGGGRYLLPGFIDGHVHIESSMLCPARFAELVLPFGTTTVMADPHEIANVKGMAGLRYMLEASRELPLDVHVMLSSCVPALPVEDAGAVLGADDIAPLLSDEKVGGLAEMMNVPGLLSGDDDVLEKLERTLAAGKVIDGHAPLLSGAELDVYAALGVRTDHECTTVEELQARVSRGMYVLLREGSASRDLLKLLPGLTPENQRRCLFCTDDRQPADILRRGHIVNNVRMAVAAGVDPVSAVRMATLNAAECYGLRDRGGIAPGLRADLVLVEDLESFRVLSCWAGGELVAKEGRMLRSLPQRNPGELYRSVVLAPLPERPFSVRVPSGRARIIGLLPHSLITECLVRPVQTTADGEVELSLNPGLVKIAVLERHHATGKIGVGLMEGRYGLRGGAIATTIAHDSHNIVVAGDDEEDMLFAVRELERMEGGIVMVSGKKVLSSLSLPVGGLMSENSAEEVAGRLKKLLEVASSHYHIWEGADAFMTLSFMALPVIPRLKITARGLFDTDTFSFVDVDAER
- a CDS encoding carbohydrate kinase family protein, encoding MIHVSGSLAFDRIMTFPGHFEEHILPEKLHFLNVSFPIDRLEEKMGGTAGNIAYSLSLLKERSAIYGSVGKDFAAYGRRLASMGIDLCGVKVDEDDFTACCYIMTDRSSNQINAFSPSAMKSPVFPEKTPALAEGDWGLVAPGNVDDMVNFPAFYREQGIPYIFDPGQQITVLGGEQLASGLTGAHVLIGNDYEIQRVENMTGLSREELLDRVEFLIITFGGKGSTILHKGAKPYDVPAVTPKTVSDPTGAGDAYRAGLLKGLHSGMGIAFSARLGAVLASFCVEQYGTQLHRFSMEEFQARYEATFGPMPVLK
- the nth gene encoding endonuclease III, with the protein product MKKKEKAGRALAVLELLKKRYPVPETMLVHENPWELLVATVLAAQCTDARVNTITPELFRRWPGPAELAEATQEELETVIRPTGFYHNKAKNLLGAAKRVTEVFGGEVPHTIAELVTLPGVARKTANVVLWGGFGINEGLAVDTHVKRLSFRLGLTEHTDPVRIEKDLMLLFPREEWGDVNHRLVWFGRDVCDARKPACGECELFSLCPRCGLKKGGD
- a CDS encoding amino acid ABC transporter permease, with amino-acid sequence MPDLCVEFAARRRMKALWRPALLLAFMLALGWWFVDTASEQYRWQWYRVWRFVGVWEDGSFRPGALCEALLVTLRLTLAGLALSLFSGALFAAMRLCSSPVARAVSFLALGALRNTPLLMQLFMVYFVVAPVVGLGPFWAAVISLGLFEGAYVAEIFRAGVMGVPRGQWEAALSLGMPVGLAARLVIVPQAARQILPALVGQLVSLVKDTSLVSAIAVADLTMRTRVIITDTFLSFEMWLLAAAVYLVLTSLVSIPARLLERKEHI